Proteins co-encoded in one Haladaptatus sp. ZSTT2 genomic window:
- the folP gene encoding dihydropteroate synthase: MRTVYAAGLGIGDDHPPRIMGVLNVSEESPYKPSVFDDPADAAAYVDRELIDQGADIVDVGLESANKRFDVLSAEQELDRLDTAIESIASVSGDAVFSIETRYHEVAEKALQNGFDMVNDICGFADPQMPEVCEEYDVAVAKMASPPDLTRPGAVEDVDDIYEALKMNGLTDKTIVDPAFGGWSAEKTLEDDRETFHRLREFRGLGQPILVSINRKNFLRDVAGRSTDAALPVSLAATSMAVERGAHVIRTHDVAETRDAALIGKAFSRRRVRDDKLGVSELDVTTRGDAKRHLERVGGDTDHADEAVKRVVELRNLSEIEYTELTTAAGNAGAIVTGEMGATLVIGTHGAFEQIAQAIPPEFDRLTAVFVELSEL, from the coding sequence ATGCGAACGGTCTACGCCGCCGGCCTTGGAATCGGAGACGACCACCCGCCGCGAATCATGGGCGTCCTGAACGTGAGCGAAGAGTCGCCGTACAAGCCAAGCGTGTTCGACGACCCGGCGGACGCCGCCGCCTACGTAGACCGAGAACTCATTGACCAAGGCGCAGACATCGTGGATGTCGGCCTCGAATCCGCGAACAAACGCTTTGACGTGCTCTCTGCGGAGCAGGAACTCGACCGCCTCGACACCGCTATCGAATCCATCGCCTCCGTTTCGGGCGATGCGGTGTTCTCCATCGAGACGCGCTATCACGAAGTCGCGGAAAAAGCCCTCCAGAACGGTTTCGACATGGTCAACGACATCTGTGGCTTCGCCGACCCACAGATGCCCGAGGTTTGCGAGGAGTACGACGTGGCCGTGGCGAAGATGGCAAGTCCACCAGATCTGACGCGACCGGGTGCAGTTGAGGACGTAGACGACATCTACGAAGCCCTGAAGATGAACGGGCTCACGGACAAGACCATCGTCGACCCGGCCTTTGGCGGGTGGTCTGCAGAAAAGACGCTCGAAGACGACCGCGAAACCTTCCACCGGCTGCGCGAGTTTCGGGGACTTGGCCAACCGATTCTGGTCTCTATCAACCGGAAAAACTTCTTGCGCGACGTGGCCGGGCGCTCGACAGACGCCGCCCTACCCGTGAGTCTCGCCGCCACCTCGATGGCTGTCGAACGCGGCGCACACGTCATCCGCACCCACGACGTGGCAGAAACGCGGGATGCCGCCCTGATTGGCAAAGCGTTCTCCCGGCGGCGCGTGCGCGACGACAAACTCGGCGTCAGCGAACTCGACGTGACCACACGAGGGGACGCGAAACGCCACTTAGAGCGCGTCGGTGGCGATACCGACCACGCCGACGAAGCGGTCAAGAGAGTGGTCGAACTCAGGAATTTGTCAGAAATCGAATACACAGAATTGACCACCGCAGCGGGGAATGCCGGGGCGATCGTAACGGGTGAAATGGGGGCGACGCTGGTGATTGGGACACACGGGGCATTCGAGCAGATAGCACAGGCCATTCCGCCCGAATTTGACCGGCTCACCGCCGTATTCGTTGAATTATCTGAATTATAA
- a CDS encoding RNA methyltransferase, with protein sequence MSDIVVAVVDAKTPGNVGTIARGMKNFGLSDLYLVNPPYLGRDSEAYGFAGHARDDVLPNATEVSFDYLIENYHTVGTTAVTNEDETKHMRWPFKTPVELKESLAKVETDTALLFGREGVGLTNEELSRVDEICSIPASSEYPVLNLGQAATIVLYELRNLSVERSQLPTAVHERACEDEIEGFYGHFDSFLDFINYPAEKRKKTQRMMRRILGRAHPTGREISTLHGILRHAEQRAEHPERADD encoded by the coding sequence ATGAGCGACATCGTCGTCGCCGTCGTGGACGCGAAAACCCCGGGGAATGTCGGTACCATCGCTCGCGGGATGAAAAATTTCGGGCTTTCAGACCTCTATCTCGTCAATCCACCGTATCTCGGCCGTGACAGCGAGGCCTACGGCTTCGCCGGCCACGCCCGCGACGACGTGCTCCCGAACGCGACGGAAGTCTCCTTTGACTACCTCATCGAGAACTACCACACCGTCGGGACGACGGCCGTCACGAACGAAGACGAGACCAAACACATGCGCTGGCCGTTCAAAACGCCGGTCGAACTCAAAGAAAGTCTCGCGAAAGTCGAGACCGACACCGCGCTCCTCTTCGGCCGCGAAGGCGTCGGCCTCACCAACGAGGAACTCTCGCGCGTGGACGAAATTTGCTCGATTCCCGCGAGTTCCGAGTACCCCGTCCTCAACCTCGGACAGGCTGCGACCATCGTTCTCTACGAACTGCGCAACCTCTCGGTCGAACGCTCTCAACTGCCAACGGCCGTCCACGAACGCGCTTGCGAAGACGAAATCGAGGGCTTTTACGGTCACTTCGACTCGTTTCTCGACTTCATCAACTACCCCGCAGAGAAACGAAAGAAGACCCAGCGCATGATGCGGCGTATCCTCGGCCGTGCCCACCCGACCGGCCGCGAAATCTCGACGCTACACGGCATCCTCCGCCACGCAGAACAGCGCGCAGAGCATCCAGAGCGCGCAGACGACTGA
- a CDS encoding DUF7118 family protein — protein sequence MDAPAAQLKRADAELQDIDERIAAIGRDNLNDVADAYTEFSSVLDRYEDRATDRDDLQGYIEFREQMAEVLSSVSEDLPHYDAFTAADDELTTSVTSVLKHANFDRARSQLEPAREYAELRSREQDVRDTYRTARNELQKQQRTLETQLDDLERIKRLGEADLDAPVSLLREPIEAYNDAVAEAFTSFKQTASARAVLQLVAETTAYPLVEYRPPPENLHDYVHESAVGEESLNRLLDLAGYSPSKLDHYVDTPQAFRSNVATNQSYLRSLSATPLQVSWPPVSADALGWHMRERIAVVGRFASDEVVARARAVRDLGHRDDYEQLRTSASAREELSAEERTRLQDGAVERDCKEHRASLDALRETLAAYPPLGRR from the coding sequence ATGGACGCGCCAGCGGCGCAACTCAAGCGCGCAGACGCGGAGTTACAGGACATTGACGAGCGCATCGCAGCGATTGGGAGAGACAATCTCAATGACGTAGCCGACGCCTACACGGAGTTCTCGTCGGTGCTCGACCGCTACGAAGACCGGGCGACCGACCGCGACGACTTACAAGGCTACATCGAGTTCCGCGAGCAGATGGCGGAGGTGCTCAGCTCCGTTTCTGAGGACCTGCCACACTACGACGCCTTCACCGCCGCGGACGACGAACTCACGACCAGCGTCACGTCGGTGCTCAAACACGCGAACTTCGACCGAGCGCGCTCGCAGCTCGAACCAGCACGAGAATACGCGGAGCTTCGCAGCCGCGAACAGGACGTACGAGACACGTACCGCACCGCGCGAAACGAACTCCAGAAACAACAGCGAACACTCGAAACCCAACTCGACGACCTTGAGCGTATCAAACGGCTGGGCGAGGCGGATTTAGACGCGCCCGTCTCGCTCTTGCGTGAGCCAATCGAGGCGTACAACGACGCGGTGGCCGAGGCATTCACCTCGTTTAAACAAACTGCCTCTGCGCGCGCCGTCCTCCAGTTGGTGGCCGAAACGACGGCGTACCCGTTGGTCGAGTACCGGCCGCCGCCGGAGAACTTACACGACTACGTCCACGAATCGGCAGTTGGCGAGGAGTCGCTGAATCGCTTGCTCGACCTCGCGGGCTACTCTCCGTCGAAACTCGACCACTACGTCGATACTCCACAAGCGTTTCGCTCGAACGTTGCGACGAATCAGTCGTATCTCCGCAGCCTTTCTGCAACCCCACTCCAAGTGTCGTGGCCGCCGGTCTCTGCGGACGCACTCGGCTGGCACATGCGCGAACGAATCGCTGTCGTCGGTCGGTTTGCGTCAGACGAGGTGGTGGCACGCGCCCGCGCCGTTCGTGACCTCGGCCACCGCGACGATTACGAGCAGTTGCGCACGAGCGCGTCGGCACGCGAAGAATTGTCTGCGGAAGAACGCACTCGACTGCAGGACGGCGCTGTCGAACGCGACTGCAAGGAACATCGTGCGTCGCTCGACGCCCTCCGCGAAACGCTCGCAGCGTACCCGCCGCTTGGTCGCAGATAG
- a CDS encoding asparagine synthase-related protein, which produces MVGLTGVLGTGSLSDEMRATATWRAEEVTFAASAPRFDLAFSVHELLAGDQPVACGDERRLWLWGDVYGRGGLGDYTPREDDVDAPTYVASLLDAHGESILSELNGEFLIVIHDERTDELKLITDRFATRTLHYTRPTDDSLIFSSCIQGLAAAPEFEPEFDLPHLYEYLELRRVFGVETALTGVSELQPGAVTTIDLTDLSLSVESYWRPHYDPVDKPFSYFVDTLADTLEDLFAEWTRDDCTYGTFLSGGGDSRLIQATLNQPAVSFHNAGWMSREAQVAKRVATTAGDEFRLLERYDDHEARSLETTPQLSDFSGWFDQAYFSEFEEQIVSEADVLVTGLFSDQLFDGIALKTKELRLGSLGTVPLPARASVSTIDDYIDTKVDEANEPLPYFTPDYSLREVLRENIHWDGDDIVSHGVRYNSLTDLAMYSDYYPLGGSTESIFPRSLMQMRPYRTPMLDNRIFDLHQQIPMKYCARRNVVNAAIAKLSPELAAIPHARTGVPLKYSFPVEYVGGMVTAFYRKHIHDQPTPASHLDHNPWPNRPELLRVKSFAPDTFREKEALLAQLPFLDETQVAAVYDAHLNGENNMTLLYSLLTLLKMPLTEAVGDAENTNALSSPPPVGGPGSAGGIPVTEDDAS; this is translated from the coding sequence ATGGTTGGATTAACTGGCGTACTTGGAACCGGCTCGCTCTCGGACGAGATGCGAGCGACGGCTACGTGGCGCGCAGAAGAGGTGACGTTCGCCGCGTCGGCTCCGCGTTTCGACCTCGCCTTCTCTGTCCACGAACTGCTCGCGGGCGACCAGCCGGTCGCGTGTGGCGACGAGCGCCGCCTGTGGCTCTGGGGCGACGTGTACGGCCGTGGTGGCTTGGGCGACTACACGCCGCGAGAAGACGACGTCGACGCCCCGACGTACGTTGCGTCGCTGCTTGACGCACACGGCGAGTCGATTCTCTCCGAGTTGAACGGCGAGTTCCTCATCGTCATCCACGACGAGCGCACAGACGAACTCAAACTCATCACCGACCGGTTTGCGACGCGGACGCTCCATTATACACGCCCCACGGACGACTCACTCATCTTCTCGTCGTGTATCCAAGGGCTTGCGGCCGCCCCCGAGTTCGAACCGGAGTTCGACCTTCCGCACCTGTACGAGTACCTCGAACTGCGCCGAGTGTTCGGTGTCGAAACCGCGCTCACAGGCGTTTCTGAACTCCAGCCGGGTGCGGTGACGACCATCGACCTCACCGACCTCTCACTTTCGGTCGAGTCGTACTGGCGGCCACACTACGACCCGGTCGACAAGCCATTTTCGTACTTCGTCGATACCCTTGCAGACACCCTCGAAGACCTCTTTGCCGAGTGGACGCGCGACGACTGCACCTACGGCACCTTCCTCAGCGGCGGTGGCGATTCGCGCCTGATTCAAGCGACGCTCAACCAGCCCGCAGTGAGCTTTCACAACGCCGGGTGGATGAGCCGGGAGGCACAGGTTGCAAAGCGCGTCGCAACCACGGCAGGCGACGAGTTCCGGCTGCTCGAACGCTACGACGACCACGAGGCGCGCTCACTCGAAACCACGCCGCAGCTCTCTGATTTCAGCGGCTGGTTCGACCAAGCCTACTTCTCCGAGTTCGAAGAGCAAATCGTCAGCGAGGCTGACGTGCTCGTGACGGGCCTGTTCTCAGACCAGTTGTTCGACGGCATCGCCCTCAAAACCAAGGAGTTGAGACTCGGATCGCTTGGCACCGTCCCGCTCCCGGCCCGGGCGTCTGTTTCGACCATAGACGACTACATCGACACGAAGGTTGACGAGGCAAACGAACCGCTCCCGTATTTTACCCCAGATTACTCATTGCGCGAGGTACTTCGAGAGAACATCCACTGGGATGGAGACGACATCGTGAGCCATGGCGTACGCTATAACTCACTCACCGACCTCGCCATGTACAGCGACTACTACCCGCTCGGGGGCAGCACAGAGTCTATCTTCCCGCGGAGTCTCATGCAGATGCGGCCGTATCGCACGCCGATGCTCGACAACCGTATCTTCGACCTCCACCAGCAGATTCCAATGAAATACTGTGCCCGACGCAACGTCGTGAACGCGGCCATCGCCAAACTCAGCCCTGAGTTGGCGGCCATCCCTCACGCGCGAACGGGCGTCCCGCTCAAATACTCCTTCCCGGTCGAATACGTTGGCGGGATGGTCACGGCGTTCTACCGCAAACACATCCACGACCAGCCCACGCCCGCCTCGCACTTAGACCACAATCCGTGGCCAAATCGCCCCGAACTCCTCCGCGTGAAATCGTTCGCCCCGGACACCTTCCGCGAGAAAGAAGCCTTGCTAGCACAGTTGCCCTTCCTCGACGAGACACAGGTCGCGGCCGTCTACGACGCCCACCTGAACGGTGAGAACAACATGACGTTGCTCTACTCGTTGCTCACGCTGCTCAAAATGCCGCTCACCGAAGCCGTCGGGGACGCAGAGAACACAAATGCCCTCTCCTCGCCACCGCCGGTTGGCGGTCCTGGCTCGGCAGGTGGGATACCAGTGACGGAGGACGACGCCTCGTGA
- a CDS encoding asparagine synthase-related protein, whose amino-acid sequence MRATEQTEVATRASMNTELFGVFGTQSDFERFRSVKEFDEVVSETEATVGIRSHSLDIRGCSSSYSDSDGTCIIFGEAYPAGESSPNTAHWLLDQFSTAGMDALSQLNGSYLAYIEHAGESVVVTDPIRSWECYYADVGGARVFSTDIAMLKHLVANPTPNRTAVLEFLHLGTVLGTKTLFEEIRRVPIDSYLTATTTESLSRFVYDPQEFDYVTELADRLQRAVHLRSHFPGKKGILLSGGKDSRVFLSQLPDISQTYTIGRNESREVRVAKKIAHQYNAEHTVLEPSDRYLSTSDEKLRYSQSIKEALHIHHAGYDDLLDVDVMYHGLLFDTLFKGYFLEWDGMEVLGSKLPSTTLVRDPDPVDSLLATLGYFPTPSEHMASLVEQVFPTLDLDHVSPRKFLETQLSEELSRCWERTDSVHNAMDLLVISNQPVMPFRTQLADNYFEPFVAIDTTLLDWHLKTPPEYRNSETFRKALERIDPNILHHRPPSQPHDSNKLNQLERFIRRKLPFVEEFEPAWPDRNQIYADYGLAEKLFPNQPAVHALPVRLQLRIHNTHWWLDR is encoded by the coding sequence GTGAGAGCGACCGAACAGACCGAAGTGGCCACCCGCGCGTCGATGAACACTGAACTGTTTGGCGTGTTCGGCACGCAAAGCGACTTCGAGCGATTTCGCTCCGTAAAGGAGTTCGACGAAGTCGTAAGCGAGACCGAAGCGACCGTGGGCATCCGTTCACATAGCCTCGACATCCGTGGGTGCAGTTCGTCGTATTCTGACAGTGACGGGACGTGCATCATCTTTGGCGAGGCGTATCCCGCAGGCGAGAGTTCACCGAACACCGCCCACTGGCTCTTAGACCAGTTTTCGACGGCGGGCATGGACGCCCTTTCGCAACTGAACGGCTCGTATCTCGCGTACATCGAGCACGCAGGTGAGTCGGTCGTCGTCACCGACCCGATTCGGTCGTGGGAGTGTTACTACGCAGACGTTGGCGGCGCGCGCGTGTTCAGTACGGACATTGCGATGTTGAAACACCTCGTCGCAAACCCCACACCAAATCGGACGGCGGTTCTCGAATTCCTCCACCTCGGCACCGTCCTCGGCACCAAAACCCTGTTCGAGGAAATCCGGCGCGTCCCCATCGACAGCTACCTGACGGCGACGACCACCGAGTCGCTGTCACGCTTCGTGTACGACCCACAGGAGTTCGATTACGTCACCGAACTCGCAGACCGCCTCCAACGCGCCGTCCACCTCCGCTCGCACTTCCCGGGCAAGAAAGGCATCTTGCTTTCCGGCGGGAAAGACTCCCGCGTCTTCCTCTCACAGCTTCCCGACATCAGCCAAACCTACACGATTGGGCGCAACGAGTCACGAGAGGTGCGGGTGGCAAAGAAGATTGCCCACCAGTACAACGCAGAACACACGGTTCTCGAACCGAGCGACCGCTACCTCTCTACGAGCGACGAGAAACTGCGCTACTCACAAAGCATCAAAGAAGCGCTCCACATCCACCACGCCGGGTACGACGACCTCCTCGACGTGGACGTGATGTACCACGGCCTGTTGTTTGATACGCTGTTCAAAGGCTACTTCCTAGAGTGGGACGGCATGGAAGTCCTCGGCTCAAAGCTCCCTTCGACAACGCTCGTCCGCGACCCAGACCCCGTCGATTCTCTGCTCGCGACGCTTGGCTACTTCCCGACGCCGAGCGAGCACATGGCGTCGCTGGTCGAACAAGTGTTCCCGACGCTCGACCTCGACCACGTGTCACCGAGGAAGTTTTTAGAAACCCAGCTGAGCGAGGAGCTGTCACGCTGTTGGGAGCGCACCGACTCGGTGCACAACGCGATGGACTTGCTCGTCATCAGCAACCAGCCGGTGATGCCGTTTCGGACGCAGCTTGCGGACAACTACTTTGAGCCGTTCGTCGCCATCGACACGACGTTGCTCGATTGGCACCTGAAGACGCCACCGGAGTACAGAAACAGCGAGACGTTCCGCAAGGCGCTCGAACGCATCGACCCGAACATCCTCCACCACCGGCCGCCGAGCCAGCCACACGACTCGAACAAACTCAACCAACTCGAACGCTTCATTCGGCGGAAGCTCCCGTTCGTAGAAGAGTTCGAACCGGCGTGGCCAGACCGCAACCAGATTTACGCAGACTACGGCCTCGCAGAGAAGCTGTTCCCGAACCAGCCCGCGGTGCACGCCCTCCCCGTCCGCCTCCAATTACGCATCCACAACACCCACTGGTGGCTCGACCGGTAA
- a CDS encoding CBS domain-containing protein, giving the protein MEDIFVAQLMSTGIKTVSPDTLVEEAAQLMLEHRIGSVIVTNDNNELAGILTTTDFVKIVAEQKPKDQTPVSAYMTTDVITTTAQRPISDVADEMIEHGFHHMPVVDGDDVLGMITTTDLAKYLSNMRPQSA; this is encoded by the coding sequence ATGGAAGATATTTTTGTGGCGCAACTCATGTCGACCGGCATCAAGACCGTCTCTCCGGACACGCTCGTAGAGGAGGCCGCACAGCTCATGCTGGAACACCGAATCGGGTCGGTCATCGTCACGAACGACAACAACGAACTCGCGGGCATCCTCACGACTACCGACTTCGTAAAAATCGTCGCAGAGCAGAAGCCAAAAGACCAGACGCCCGTGTCCGCCTACATGACGACGGACGTCATCACCACGACGGCCCAACGGCCCATCAGCGACGTCGCAGACGAGATGATAGAACACGGCTTCCACCACATGCCCGTCGTAGACGGCGACGACGTGTTGGGCATGATTACGACCACAGACCTCGCAAAGTACCTCTCGAACATGCGGCCACAGAGCGCGTAA
- the gatE gene encoding Glu-tRNA(Gln) amidotransferase subunit GatE — protein sequence MSEYDYEELGLIAGLEIHQQLDTASKLYCNCPTVRREPEESVRSFTRYLHPTRSELGELDDAAVEESRVEREFTYLAFDSTCLVEEDDEPPHRLDHEAVTVALEVAQLLDMEALDQAQIMRKIVVDGSNTSGFQRTTLVANDGEIQTSEGAVGIEDLMLEEESAQRIEESDRAVTFGLDRLGIPLVEIGTKPDIRTPAQAREAAEQIGMLLRSTGQVKRGLGTIRQDVNVSIADGARVEMKGVQSLDGIEDLVANEVHRQVRLLELKDELAERGATVGEVQDVTAVFEDSESGVIKGALDAGGKAMAVPLFGFDGLVGAEIQPDRRLGTEFADHAKRNGAGGIFHTDELPAYGVTEDEVAALREAVGAGEDDAVAMVAASADVAAQAIEAVAARAQVALEEVPEETRGANEDGTSQYLRPLPGAARMYPETDVPPVDLDPSEVEIPELLTEKVERYQQEFGFTEDLANQMAYSRRMPLFERGIEMGVDANTAANVVESTVIELRRDDVPVTKLTESHFEGVFALLADGDLAKEGIPELLTALAENPELDAETAAEQEGLGSAGENEVRDIIVEVVERNEEQVKEQGMGAFSALMGESMGALRGKAEGEVVSSILREEIQKRS from the coding sequence ATGAGTGAGTACGACTACGAGGAACTCGGTCTTATCGCGGGACTCGAGATTCACCAGCAACTCGATACCGCGAGCAAACTGTACTGTAACTGCCCGACGGTGCGTCGAGAACCCGAGGAATCGGTGCGCTCCTTTACTCGCTATCTCCATCCCACGCGCTCAGAACTCGGTGAACTCGACGACGCCGCCGTAGAAGAGAGCCGCGTCGAACGCGAATTCACCTATCTCGCCTTCGACTCCACCTGTCTGGTCGAAGAGGACGATGAACCCCCGCACCGCTTAGACCACGAGGCCGTCACCGTGGCGCTCGAAGTCGCCCAACTGCTCGACATGGAGGCGCTCGACCAGGCCCAAATCATGCGGAAAATCGTCGTTGACGGCTCAAACACCTCCGGCTTCCAGCGCACGACGCTCGTCGCAAACGACGGCGAGATTCAAACCTCAGAGGGCGCAGTCGGCATCGAAGACCTCATGCTCGAAGAGGAGAGCGCACAGCGCATCGAAGAATCCGACCGCGCAGTCACCTTCGGCTTAGACCGCCTCGGTATCCCGCTCGTCGAAATCGGCACCAAACCGGACATCCGCACGCCCGCACAGGCCCGCGAAGCCGCAGAGCAAATCGGGATGCTCCTGCGTTCGACGGGGCAGGTCAAACGCGGGCTCGGCACCATCCGCCAGGACGTGAACGTCTCCATCGCAGACGGCGCGCGTGTCGAGATGAAAGGCGTCCAGAGCCTCGACGGCATCGAAGACCTCGTGGCAAACGAGGTTCACCGACAGGTGCGCCTGCTCGAACTCAAAGACGAACTGGCAGAACGCGGCGCGACCGTCGGCGAGGTGCAGGACGTGACCGCGGTGTTCGAAGACTCAGAAAGCGGCGTCATCAAAGGCGCACTCGACGCGGGTGGGAAGGCGATGGCCGTCCCCCTCTTCGGTTTCGACGGCCTCGTCGGCGCGGAGATTCAGCCAGACCGCCGCCTCGGCACCGAGTTCGCAGACCACGCAAAACGCAACGGCGCGGGCGGCATCTTCCACACCGACGAACTCCCTGCCTACGGCGTGACCGAGGACGAAGTCGCTGCCCTCCGCGAAGCCGTTGGCGCGGGCGAGGACGACGCCGTCGCGATGGTCGCCGCTTCCGCAGACGTGGCAGCACAGGCAATCGAGGCCGTCGCCGCCCGTGCACAGGTCGCCCTCGAAGAAGTGCCAGAAGAGACACGCGGCGCGAACGAGGACGGCACCTCCCAGTACCTCCGCCCGCTCCCCGGCGCGGCACGGATGTACCCCGAGACGGACGTGCCGCCGGTTGACTTAGACCCATCCGAGGTCGAGATTCCAGAACTGCTGACCGAAAAGGTCGAACGCTACCAACAGGAGTTCGGTTTCACCGAGGATTTGGCAAACCAGATGGCCTACTCCCGACGCATGCCGCTGTTCGAGCGCGGCATCGAGATGGGCGTGGACGCGAACACCGCCGCAAACGTTGTCGAGAGTACGGTCATCGAACTCCGCCGCGACGACGTGCCCGTGACGAAACTCACCGAATCACACTTCGAGGGTGTCTTCGCTTTGCTCGCAGACGGCGACCTCGCAAAAGAGGGGATTCCAGAACTCCTCACCGCGCTCGCGGAGAATCCGGAACTCGACGCAGAAACCGCCGCAGAACAAGAAGGCCTTGGCTCTGCTGGCGAAAACGAAGTCCGTGACATCATCGTGGAAGTCGTCGAACGCAACGAGGAGCAGGTCAAAGAACAGGGCATGGGCGCGTTCTCCGCGCTCATGGGCGAGTCGATGGGCGCGCTCCGCGGGAAGGCAGAGGGCGAAGTCGTGAGTTCGATTCTCCGCGAGGAGATTCAAAAGCGATCGTAA
- a CDS encoding DUF4395 domain-containing protein: MTATTTTAPTAASDSGLTYVDPRAPRFGQAITATVLTAGVVFAEPLLIYAIAAILGMALLSRWRLDLYGFSWRTVMIPLVGTSERREPAAPHRFAKLMGAGCTVVASALLLAGVPLAAYLLAGMVAVLAGVAATTGLCIGCRMYQQVSFFRRLGVV; this comes from the coding sequence ATGACGGCGACAACGACCACCGCGCCCACCGCGGCTTCCGATTCGGGACTCACGTACGTAGACCCGCGGGCACCGCGCTTTGGGCAGGCTATCACCGCGACGGTGCTCACGGCTGGCGTGGTGTTTGCAGAACCCCTCCTCATCTACGCCATTGCCGCGATTCTCGGGATGGCACTGCTTTCGAGATGGCGACTCGACCTCTATGGCTTTAGCTGGCGGACCGTGATGATACCGCTTGTTGGGACTTCAGAACGGCGCGAACCAGCAGCGCCACATCGGTTTGCGAAACTCATGGGCGCGGGGTGCACCGTCGTGGCGAGTGCCTTGCTGCTCGCGGGCGTCCCACTCGCGGCCTACCTCCTCGCCGGTATGGTCGCGGTGCTCGCCGGAGTGGCCGCCACGACCGGCTTGTGCATCGGCTGTCGGATGTACCAGCAGGTTTCGTTCTTCCGCCGACTCGGCGTCGTCTAA
- a CDS encoding DUF7522 family protein — protein sequence MADAKRKLVECIEAFGEDALRDIWLFNPTRYEALYIRDDVEANIEDINVNNFVDNERYGYITRDTYNALSHATYQYSVHGFDEFEQFRTFFGEETTDSGVFISLDAHNGAYDFGDLYDKLMAYAARVDLSSVTPENVGQWSGD from the coding sequence ATGGCAGATGCCAAACGCAAACTCGTCGAGTGCATCGAAGCATTCGGTGAGGACGCACTCCGCGATATCTGGCTTTTTAATCCAACTCGCTACGAGGCGCTCTACATTCGTGATGACGTGGAGGCGAACATCGAGGATATCAACGTCAACAATTTCGTGGATAACGAACGCTACGGCTACATCACCCGCGATACGTACAACGCCCTCTCACACGCGACCTACCAGTATTCTGTACATGGGTTCGACGAGTTCGAGCAGTTTCGAACCTTCTTCGGTGAGGAAACGACCGACTCTGGCGTGTTCATCAGCCTAGATGCACACAACGGTGCCTACGACTTTGGCGACCTCTACGACAAACTGATGGCCTACGCAGCCCGCGTCGACCTTTCGAGCGTTACACCCGAGAACGTCGGACAGTGGTCTGGCGATTAA